In one window of Deltaproteobacteria bacterium DNA:
- a CDS encoding integration host factor subunit beta, with protein MNKLELVSALKNATGISKTDAAKVVQIFFDSMTDALATGERVEIRGLCSFYVKEYKSYTGRNPKTGDPVQIQPKQLPFFKCGKELKERVDAS; from the coding sequence ATGAACAAGCTGGAACTGGTCTCCGCGCTGAAAAACGCAACGGGCATTTCCAAGACCGACGCAGCCAAGGTTGTGCAGATTTTCTTCGATTCCATGACCGACGCCCTGGCGACAGGGGAGCGGGTGGAAATCCGGGGACTTTGCAGCTTCTACGTCAAGGAATACAAGAGCTACACGGGCCGCAACCCCAAGACGGGCGACCCGGTGCAGATTCAGCCCAAGCAGCTGCCGTTTTTCAAGTGCGGCAAGGAACTGAAGGAGAGGGTGGACGCATCCTGA
- a CDS encoding zinc ribbon domain-containing protein: MPLLEYHCKDCSHRFERMVPVGGKSPVACPRCGGTTVRRLSCCAKIIKATVKGSVFTQHPKPETSG, from the coding sequence ATGCCGCTTCTGGAGTATCACTGCAAAGACTGCTCGCACCGCTTCGAGCGCATGGTCCCGGTGGGCGGAAAAAGCCCGGTGGCCTGTCCCCGTTGCGGCGGAACCACCGTCCGCCGCCTTTCCTGCTGCGCAAAAATCATCAAGGCCACCGTCAAGGGGTCTGTGTTCACGCAGCATCCCAAGCCCGAAACAAGCGGGTAG
- the metG gene encoding methionine--tRNA ligase has translation MHKPYYLTTPIYYVNARPHLGHAYTTIVADVARRFQAQAGCDTFFLTGTDEHGDKIVEAARKAGVSPEQYVETMSGHFRDLWPHLSIKPDRFIRTTEEVHKKTVRMVLQKLHDQGDIYFSEYEGLYCTGCERFILERELIGGLCPDHATAPTLIKESNYFFRMSKYQDWLIGHVKANPGFIHPQRYANEVLGFLKEPLEDLCISRPCSRLKWGIPLPFDENYVTYVWFDALVNYLTALGYPDGPDFDKYWNEAHHVVAKDIVKPHGIYWPIMLKAAGLPLYKNLFVHGYWNVAEAKMSKSLGNVVDPLSLAEKYGTDAFRYFLLREMTFGLDSSFSEAALVARINADLANDIGNLFSRVLTMAHKYWEGRVPERDLEIEKESGLGLSAEAETAVALYAEGMEEFAFHKALAAVWDFISRMNKYVDTTAPWVLAKNKAASGQLGVVLYNLLEGLRLVAELVRPVMPHTADVMADHLGASPNAGLGFGGLVSGSEIKKALALFPRIEPPTETPEEPPKPKIAPLKPEIGLEDFAKVDLRAGTVVSAEKIPNAKKLLKLSVDLGEGRLRTVVAGIAAYYEPEAVTGRQVIVVANLKPAKLMGVTSEGMVLAVVDEEGLRLSGPDRPALDGAVVR, from the coding sequence ATGCACAAGCCATACTATCTCACCACCCCCATTTATTACGTCAACGCCAGGCCCCACCTTGGGCACGCCTACACAACCATAGTGGCCGACGTGGCCCGGCGTTTCCAGGCCCAGGCGGGCTGCGACACCTTTTTTCTAACCGGCACGGACGAGCACGGCGACAAGATCGTTGAGGCCGCCCGCAAGGCGGGGGTAAGCCCCGAACAGTACGTGGAAACCATGTCCGGCCATTTCCGCGATCTGTGGCCCCATCTTTCCATAAAGCCCGACAGGTTTATCCGCACCACCGAGGAAGTCCACAAGAAAACGGTGCGCATGGTCCTTCAGAAGCTCCACGACCAGGGCGATATCTATTTTTCCGAATACGAGGGCCTCTACTGCACCGGCTGCGAGCGCTTCATCCTGGAGCGGGAGCTTATCGGCGGCTTGTGCCCGGACCACGCCACCGCGCCCACGCTGATCAAAGAGTCCAACTATTTTTTCAGGATGAGCAAGTACCAGGACTGGCTCATCGGCCACGTCAAGGCGAACCCCGGCTTCATCCACCCCCAGCGCTATGCCAACGAGGTCCTTGGCTTTCTGAAGGAGCCCCTGGAGGACCTTTGCATCTCCCGTCCCTGTTCCAGGCTCAAATGGGGCATACCCCTGCCCTTTGACGAAAATTACGTAACCTACGTGTGGTTCGACGCCCTGGTGAACTATCTCACCGCACTGGGCTACCCGGACGGCCCGGATTTCGACAAGTACTGGAACGAGGCCCATCACGTTGTGGCGAAAGACATCGTAAAGCCCCACGGCATCTACTGGCCCATAATGCTCAAGGCCGCAGGCCTTCCCCTTTATAAAAACCTTTTCGTCCACGGCTACTGGAACGTGGCCGAGGCCAAGATGAGCAAGAGCCTTGGAAACGTGGTGGACCCTTTAAGCCTTGCCGAAAAGTACGGGACCGACGCATTCAGGTACTTTCTCTTGCGGGAGATGACCTTCGGCCTCGACTCCTCCTTTTCCGAGGCCGCACTGGTGGCCCGCATAAACGCCGATCTGGCCAACGACATAGGCAACCTCTTTTCCCGTGTCCTCACAATGGCCCACAAGTACTGGGAGGGCAGGGTGCCCGAACGGGACCTTGAAATCGAGAAGGAATCCGGCCTGGGCCTTTCGGCGGAGGCTGAAACCGCAGTGGCCCTTTACGCCGAGGGCATGGAGGAGTTCGCCTTTCACAAGGCCCTTGCCGCCGTGTGGGACTTCATCTCCCGGATGAACAAGTACGTGGACACCACGGCCCCCTGGGTCCTGGCCAAAAACAAGGCCGCTAGCGGCCAGCTTGGAGTGGTGCTCTACAACCTCCTTGAGGGGCTTCGACTGGTGGCGGAACTCGTTCGCCCTGTCATGCCCCACACGGCTGATGTCATGGCCGACCACCTGGGTGCCTCTCCGAACGCGGGCCTTGGTTTCGGAGGGCTTGTGTCGGGAAGCGAGATCAAAAAGGCCCTGGCCCTTTTCCCCAGAATCGAGCCGCCGACCGAAACGCCGGAGGAGCCGCCCAAGCCCAAAATCGCTCCCCTAAAGCCCGAAATCGGCCTGGAGGATTTCGCAAAGGTCGACTTGAGGGCGGGCACGGTGGTTTCGGCGGAAAAAATCCCCAACGCGAAAAAGTTGCTGAAACTTTCGGTGGACCTGGGCGAGGGAAGGCTCCGCACCGTGGTGGCGGGTATAGCCGCTTATTACGAGCCGGAGGCCGTGACCGGCAGGCAGGTTATAGTGGTGGCCAATCTGAAGCCCGCCAAGCTCATGGGGGTCACATCCGAGGGAATGGTCCTGGCAGTGGTGGACGAGGAGGGCCTTCGCCTTTCCGGCCCTGACCGCCCGGCGCTTGACGGCGCCGTGGTGCGCTGA
- a CDS encoding DNA polymerase III subunit delta': MMESASDVTKSLEYLAVQKIALDQLASMLRSDRIPNALMFLGADGLGQDLAALLLGMAANCGNPGSGVEGGPFYLFGPQSPCGACPGCRKILSGNHPDFLSVRRDGAFVKKGAVKELLSNLSMRMGEGRHRFAVVHDAAFMNRESANTLLKSLEEPPPKTTFILIAAQTADLLPTLVSRCRPVRFLPVSTQTARKWLTEKLGADEEAALSCALLCGSGLARAVNLYETGQWMRYKFLSGLLDGMEEGGRMEALLLAEVLARPGREKLTEDLSVIRAILREKLVAAPDAALRRKFAARLNHLETCEKDIRGNVAARLALDGFFTVFGKSGALEGS; this comes from the coding sequence ATGATGGAATCTGCCTCCGATGTAACCAAGTCCCTGGAATACCTGGCAGTTCAAAAAATCGCCCTGGATCAGCTGGCTTCCATGCTGCGCTCTGACCGCATTCCCAACGCCCTGATGTTTCTGGGCGCGGACGGCCTGGGCCAGGATTTGGCAGCCCTTTTGCTGGGCATGGCCGCCAATTGCGGGAATCCGGGTTCGGGTGTCGAAGGCGGGCCGTTTTACCTCTTCGGCCCCCAGTCGCCTTGCGGAGCCTGCCCCGGTTGCCGGAAAATCCTTTCGGGCAATCACCCGGATTTTCTCTCGGTCAGGCGCGACGGGGCCTTTGTGAAAAAAGGGGCCGTGAAGGAGCTTCTGTCGAACCTTTCCATGAGAATGGGCGAGGGGCGGCACAGGTTCGCGGTGGTTCACGACGCGGCCTTCATGAACAGGGAAAGCGCCAACACGCTTTTGAAATCCCTGGAGGAGCCGCCCCCCAAAACAACCTTCATCCTTATTGCGGCCCAGACCGCCGATCTTCTGCCCACCCTGGTTTCAAGGTGCCGACCGGTTCGTTTTCTGCCGGTTTCGACCCAAACGGCCCGAAAGTGGCTGACCGAAAAACTTGGCGCGGATGAAGAAGCAGCCCTTTCGTGCGCGCTTCTTTGCGGGTCAGGCCTGGCCCGTGCGGTGAATCTTTATGAAACGGGCCAATGGATGCGCTATAAGTTCCTTTCCGGCCTTTTGGACGGGATGGAAGAGGGCGGCAGGATGGAAGCGCTTCTTCTGGCCGAAGTCCTTGCCAGACCGGGCAGGGAAAAGCTGACCGAAGACCTTTCCGTCATAAGGGCCATTCTTCGGGAAAAACTGGTTGCAGCCCCGGACGCGGCCTTGCGGCGAAAATTCGCAGCAAGGCTTAACCACCTGGAAACCTGCGAAAAAGACATCCGGGGCAACGTGGCCGCAAGGCTTGCCCTGGACGGATTTTTTACGGTCTTCGGGAAAAGCGGGGCGCTTGAAGGGTCCTGA
- a CDS encoding stage 0 sporulation family protein — translation MARVVGVRFKPAGKTYDFDAGAFVLALGDKVVVETEQGLGYGIVAKPPRAQSEEDEAKPLKKIFRKAGEEDFEQERKNGLLEAEAVEFCRQTISKLALPMSLFSVESTFDATRLTFFFTAEGRVDFRELVKQLVRRFRVRVELRQIGVRHQARMCGGLGRCGREACCATFLSNFAPVSVKMAKVQNLSLNPTKISGMCGRLMCCLTYEYETYREISATFPKIGKSVETPEGKGKVTRHNVMGNRVTVRLLNTGYETEFPVLDVKPDSSAPQQPQQPQQAQQPQQQEGPKRPEKKKKHRGGQINPSIRQEQARQEAAAFDRDFSNDRPPAERAESEPADTNDEGPAPFLDDESD, via the coding sequence ATGGCAAGGGTGGTGGGCGTGAGATTCAAGCCCGCAGGCAAGACCTACGACTTTGACGCAGGGGCCTTCGTGCTGGCCCTGGGCGACAAGGTGGTGGTGGAGACCGAGCAGGGACTGGGCTACGGCATCGTGGCCAAGCCTCCCAGAGCCCAGTCCGAAGAGGACGAAGCCAAGCCCCTCAAAAAGATTTTCCGCAAGGCCGGCGAGGAGGATTTCGAGCAGGAGCGGAAAAACGGCCTCCTGGAGGCCGAGGCCGTGGAGTTCTGCAGGCAGACCATATCAAAGCTCGCCCTTCCCATGAGCCTTTTTTCCGTGGAATCCACCTTTGACGCGACCAGGCTCACCTTTTTCTTCACCGCCGAAGGCCGGGTTGATTTCAGGGAGCTGGTGAAGCAGCTTGTAAGAAGGTTCCGGGTAAGGGTGGAACTGCGCCAGATAGGGGTGAGGCACCAGGCCAGGATGTGCGGCGGCCTTGGCCGCTGTGGGCGCGAGGCCTGCTGCGCCACCTTTTTAAGCAACTTCGCCCCGGTTTCCGTGAAAATGGCCAAGGTCCAGAACCTGTCGTTAAATCCCACCAAGATTTCCGGCATGTGCGGCAGGCTCATGTGCTGCCTCACCTATGAGTACGAAACCTACAGGGAAATCTCCGCAACTTTTCCGAAAATCGGAAAGAGCGTGGAAACCCCGGAGGGCAAGGGCAAGGTCACCCGGCACAACGTGATGGGCAACCGGGTCACGGTGAGGCTTTTGAACACCGGCTACGAGACGGAATTCCCGGTGCTGGACGTTAAGCCCGATTCATCGGCCCCTCAGCAGCCACAGCAGCCGCAGCAGGCACAGCAGCCGCAGCAGCAGGAAGGCCCCAAAAGGCCCGAAAAGAAGAAGAAACACCGGGGAGGCCAGATCAATCCTTCCATCAGGCAGGAGCAGGCCAGGCAGGAAGCCGCCGCATTTGACAGGGATTTTTCCAACGACAGGCCGCCTGCGGAAAGGGCGGAAAGCGAACCCGCCGATACCAATGACGAAGGCCCTGCTCCGTTCTTAGATGACGAGAGCGACTGA